Proteins encoded in a region of the Inquilinus sp. KBS0705 genome:
- a CDS encoding helix-turn-helix transcriptional regulator, whose product MRVVTPLTQGDCFTVSSRVHTGFDGPIHYHEEYELILILNAAGARRIIGNSIDIVKGAELVFIGPNLYHGWVNYQCQSDSIQEVIIQFHKDLFTDDLLNRNEFCLIKAMFNNARRGVNYSQEAINEVVDKCLLLSQKSQFDRVLDLLSVLHTLSKSEKYTLLSDAGFANDRYTYKSRRIENVYEYLKNNFEKDIKLTDVAYVANMSVPSFCRFLKKRTGKTFVETLNDIRLSQASRLLIDTNLNIARIAYLCGYNNLSNFNRIFKKKKLYVPKAFREIYTLKSNVYNLTR is encoded by the coding sequence ATGCGCGTAGTAACACCCTTAACACAAGGTGATTGCTTTACTGTGTCATCCAGAGTACATACCGGGTTTGACGGTCCTATACATTATCATGAAGAATATGAGCTTATATTGATACTTAACGCAGCTGGTGCCAGGCGTATAATTGGTAACAGCATCGATATTGTAAAAGGTGCCGAGCTGGTATTTATAGGGCCGAATTTGTACCATGGGTGGGTTAATTATCAATGCCAGTCGGATAGTATACAGGAAGTAATAATCCAGTTTCATAAAGACCTTTTTACCGACGATCTTTTAAACAGAAATGAGTTTTGTCTTATCAAGGCTATGTTTAATAACGCACGCCGAGGAGTGAACTACAGCCAGGAAGCAATAAACGAAGTTGTTGATAAGTGCTTGTTGCTGAGCCAAAAAAGCCAGTTTGACCGGGTTTTAGACTTGTTGTCTGTTCTGCATACCTTATCCAAATCCGAAAAATACACTTTGCTTTCTGATGCCGGTTTTGCTAATGATAGATACACCTACAAAAGCCGCAGGATAGAGAATGTGTATGAATACCTGAAAAATAATTTTGAAAAGGATATTAAGCTAACTGACGTGGCCTACGTAGCTAATATGTCGGTGCCATCATTTTGCCGTTTCTTAAAAAAACGTACCGGTAAAACCTTTGTAGAAACATTGAATGACATAAGGCTCAGCCAGGCGTCGCGTTTGTTAATTGATACCAACCTTAACATAGCCAGGATAGCTTATCTGTGCGGATATAACAACCTGTCAAACTTTAACCGCATATTTAAAAAGAAAAAGTTATATGTCCCCAAAGCATTCAGAGAGATTTACACCTTAAAAAGTAATGTATATAACTTAACGCGCTAA
- a CDS encoding phosphoribosylpyrophosphate synthetase, whose protein sequence is MEPMDTVSEVIDHLREKGYTVDFNLKGGYLETSGDYLQLHPNEFVIDKHYRFEGNSDPEDEAIVYAISSAKHQIKGVLVNSYGAYSDPLTDDMVKALTEKHL, encoded by the coding sequence ATGGAACCAATGGATACTGTTTCGGAAGTGATAGACCACCTCAGGGAAAAAGGGTATACCGTAGATTTTAATTTAAAAGGCGGCTACCTTGAAACCAGCGGCGACTACCTGCAGCTGCATCCCAATGAGTTCGTAATCGACAAACATTACCGCTTTGAAGGCAACTCCGACCCTGAGGATGAGGCTATTGTGTATGCAATCTCATCAGCTAAACATCAAATAAAGGGTGTGTTGGTAAACAGCTACGGCGCCTACAGCGATCCGTTAACCGACGACATGGTTAAAGCGCTTACAGAAAAACACCTTTAG
- a CDS encoding PAS domain S-box protein, translated as MEKKIKPAPPVSPGDEQHLFHNDALFRKLIENSYAGITLLSKDFKVIYRSRSAERISGWSNEERLKTTMEDLTHPDDRKMLNRHLKQSLANPGAAIHCTYRSKHYNGHYIWLECSFTNMLNEQDVNAIVFNYHDVTQQKIYEEKLQQSVKELSAYKYALDESAIVAITDQKGIIKHVNDNFCKISKYDRNELLGQDHRIINSSYHNKHFIKNIWTTIANGRTWKGELKNKAKDGSYYWVDTTIVPFLNDQGKPYEYIAIRSDITERKLNQEKVAEHSRFISTITDNIPAMIAYWTLDLHCLFANKALLDWFEMRPEEMLGIHKQALMTDNEFETYAPYIANVLHGRRQSFERTFTKASGRKTFTHTQYLPDKDANGDVKGFYSVIYDITEVKLAELEIKKQTEQVEYLLESITDGFIGLNKNLCYTYANKEVGKILGVDPDTLIGRYIWDVFPDAIGSATYNAIQKAFTERVYVSNEDFYEPLNLWQENRIYPTGEGLSIFIRDITKKKQEEQHLKLLESVITHANDAVIITEAHPLDEPGPRIVYVNDAFTKMTNYSFEEVNGETPRILQGPKSDENELKRLSHAIRNNEHCEVTTVNYKKTGEEFWINFSVSPVKNQQGKTTHYISIERDITEIKNEALQKAQLAEAVTASLQERNTILESIGDAFFAVDNNWMVTYWNKVAESVLIKTKNEVLNKNLWDVFPTTINSKSYIEYHNAIKTKKATHFEDYYDQLNKWYEISAYPAATGLSVYFKDITDRKLSEIMLQSSKKKYSELFNLSPLPMFLFDQYSLAFLDVNEAAVKNYGYSQTDFLSMTLRDIRPAEDLELLEEVIDKNRKENFAHLGVYRHKKKNGDIIQVDVTTNTIAYKGMQAKVAVVNDVTQRTLYIKAIEDQNEKLREISWIQSHVVRAPLSRILGLIPLTNDVRENSEERSTMLEYLSASAHELDNVIKNITDKTTSADYNVKDQY; from the coding sequence ATGGAAAAAAAAATCAAACCAGCTCCGCCTGTCTCACCCGGCGACGAGCAGCACTTATTTCATAATGATGCCCTTTTTAGAAAGCTGATCGAAAACAGCTATGCGGGCATCACACTACTAAGTAAGGATTTTAAAGTTATATACCGTAGCCGGTCTGCAGAACGGATAAGCGGATGGAGCAACGAAGAACGGCTAAAAACCACCATGGAAGACCTTACCCATCCCGACGACCGTAAAATGCTTAACAGGCACCTAAAGCAGTCGCTCGCAAACCCCGGGGCTGCCATACATTGTACCTACCGGTCAAAGCATTATAACGGCCATTATATTTGGCTGGAATGCAGCTTCACCAATATGTTGAATGAACAAGACGTCAACGCCATCGTATTTAATTACCACGATGTTACCCAACAAAAAATATACGAAGAAAAGCTGCAACAATCGGTAAAAGAATTATCGGCCTATAAGTACGCGCTCGACGAATCGGCCATTGTGGCCATAACCGACCAAAAGGGCATCATTAAGCATGTTAACGATAATTTCTGCAAAATATCGAAATACGACCGCAACGAACTTTTGGGCCAGGACCACCGCATCATCAACTCGTCATACCACAACAAACACTTCATAAAAAACATTTGGACAACTATTGCTAATGGCCGAACCTGGAAAGGCGAATTAAAAAACAAGGCTAAAGACGGTAGCTATTACTGGGTTGATACCACCATTGTTCCGTTTTTAAACGACCAGGGTAAACCGTACGAGTACATCGCCATACGATCGGACATTACCGAGCGTAAATTAAACCAGGAAAAGGTAGCGGAGCATAGCCGGTTTATCAGCACGATAACCGATAACATACCGGCGATGATAGCTTATTGGACCTTAGACCTGCATTGCTTGTTTGCCAATAAAGCATTATTAGATTGGTTTGAAATGCGGCCCGAAGAAATGCTGGGTATACACAAACAGGCGCTAATGACCGATAACGAGTTTGAAACTTATGCGCCTTATATAGCCAATGTTTTGCATGGCCGCCGCCAAAGTTTCGAACGCACTTTTACTAAGGCAAGCGGCAGAAAAACATTTACGCATACCCAATACCTGCCCGATAAAGATGCCAATGGCGATGTAAAAGGTTTCTATTCAGTGATTTATGATATCACCGAAGTAAAACTTGCCGAATTAGAAATAAAAAAACAAACCGAACAGGTAGAATACCTGCTTGAAAGTATTACCGATGGCTTTATAGGGCTTAACAAAAACCTTTGTTATACTTATGCAAACAAGGAGGTAGGCAAAATTTTAGGAGTAGATCCTGATACACTCATCGGCAGGTACATTTGGGATGTTTTCCCTGATGCTATAGGCTCGGCTACCTATAATGCCATTCAAAAAGCGTTTACCGAGCGCGTTTATGTATCAAACGAAGACTTTTACGAACCGTTAAATTTATGGCAGGAGAACCGCATATATCCAACTGGCGAAGGCTTATCTATATTTATACGCGACATAACAAAGAAAAAGCAGGAAGAGCAGCATTTAAAATTATTAGAATCGGTTATTACACATGCCAACGACGCGGTTATTATTACCGAGGCTCACCCATTAGATGAACCGGGCCCCCGCATTGTGTATGTTAACGATGCCTTTACTAAAATGACGAATTATTCGTTCGAGGAAGTAAATGGCGAAACCCCAAGAATTTTACAAGGTCCAAAATCTGACGAGAACGAGTTAAAACGGTTAAGCCATGCCATACGTAATAATGAACATTGCGAAGTAACCACTGTAAATTATAAAAAAACAGGCGAAGAGTTTTGGATAAATTTTTCGGTAAGCCCGGTAAAAAACCAACAGGGTAAAACAACTCATTATATTTCGATAGAACGGGATATAACCGAAATTAAAAACGAGGCCCTGCAAAAGGCCCAATTGGCCGAAGCCGTTACCGCATCCTTACAAGAGCGAAACACCATTTTAGAAAGTATCGGCGACGCCTTTTTTGCTGTAGATAATAACTGGATGGTAACCTACTGGAATAAGGTAGCAGAGTCTGTATTAATTAAAACAAAAAATGAGGTACTGAACAAAAACCTATGGGATGTATTCCCAACAACAATAAATTCCAAATCTTATATCGAGTATCATAATGCAATAAAAACTAAAAAGGCTACACATTTTGAAGATTATTATGATCAGCTGAATAAATGGTACGAGATAAGTGCCTACCCGGCTGCCACGGGCTTATCTGTTTATTTTAAAGACATTACCGACCGGAAATTATCTGAAATAATGCTTCAATCGTCAAAAAAAAAATACAGCGAGCTGTTTAACTTAAGCCCCTTGCCCATGTTTTTGTTTGACCAGTACAGCCTGGCGTTTTTGGATGTAAATGAAGCCGCTGTTAAAAACTATGGCTACAGCCAAACCGACTTTTTAAGTATGACGCTGAGAGACATAAGGCCGGCAGAAGACCTGGAGCTGCTGGAAGAGGTAATTGATAAAAACAGGAAGGAAAATTTTGCACATTTAGGCGTTTACAGGCATAAAAAAAAGAATGGCGACATCATACAGGTTGATGTAACAACAAACACTATAGCGTATAAGGGCATGCAAGCTAAAGTGGCAGTTGTTAATGATGTTACACAGCGCACACTATATATTAAAGCGATAGAAGATCAAAACGAAAAGCTGCGCGAAATATCATGGATACAATCGCACGTTGTGCGTGCGCCGCTGTCGCGCATATTAGGGCTCATTCCTTTAACTAACGATGTTAGGGAAAATTCAGAGGAACGCAGCACCATGCTGGAATATTTATCGGCATCGGCACACGAGCTTGATAACGTAATTAAAAATATAACTGATAAAACCACCAGCGCCGATTATAATGTTAAAGACCAATATTAA
- a CDS encoding TIGR00341 family protein: protein MSRLFKQLRYFLTHRFNLQEDKAGENEIISSIRRNVDFRGANLWALIFAIFIASIGLNVNSTAVIIGAMLISPIMGPVMGIGLGIGINDLDLVKKGGKNLLVATIIAIITSTIYFSITPLHEAQSELLARTSPSIWDVFIAFFGGMAGMVAASRKEKNNVIPGVAIATALMPPLCTAGFGLAMGDWLFFLGALYLYFINSVFIAIATFLIARYLKLQRKIFDDQNVEKKVTRYVVIIGVITIIPSIFMAYRIVNKSIFENNANKFIEEQFHFNNTQVVSKSFVYTESTKRIDLLLIGAILDKPVIDSLHKQMNKYRLRNVKLNIRQGLNAKQQLDLSQIKASILEDVFGSRPNADTIKMSPKKALMPDSMVLAELKVLYPTVTSFGVSKIAIRHPDSLKSDTQMIALSRFKKPLGKNDAVKLQQWLRQRYQSPKLSLIIQ, encoded by the coding sequence ATGAGTAGATTATTTAAGCAGCTCCGATATTTTTTAACACACCGTTTTAACCTTCAGGAGGATAAAGCCGGGGAAAATGAGATCATTTCCTCTATCCGGAGAAATGTAGACTTTCGCGGCGCAAATCTTTGGGCACTTATTTTTGCGATATTTATTGCTTCTATAGGATTAAACGTCAATTCCACTGCGGTGATCATTGGGGCCATGCTAATATCACCTATTATGGGGCCGGTAATGGGTATTGGTTTGGGTATTGGCATCAATGACCTTGACCTGGTCAAAAAAGGTGGCAAAAACCTTTTAGTGGCTACCATTATTGCCATCATCACTTCTACCATTTACTTTTCAATTACACCCTTACACGAGGCACAATCCGAATTACTTGCTCGTACCTCACCATCCATATGGGATGTCTTCATCGCTTTCTTCGGTGGTATGGCAGGCATGGTAGCCGCCTCGCGAAAAGAAAAAAACAATGTTATTCCCGGCGTTGCCATCGCAACGGCTTTGATGCCACCCTTGTGTACAGCGGGCTTTGGCCTGGCCATGGGCGACTGGTTATTTTTTCTTGGCGCACTGTACCTATATTTTATTAACAGCGTATTTATTGCCATCGCTACTTTCCTCATCGCCCGCTACCTTAAGCTTCAACGTAAGATATTTGATGATCAGAACGTAGAGAAGAAGGTGACCCGCTACGTAGTTATTATTGGTGTGATCACTATAATACCCAGCATTTTTATGGCCTACCGAATTGTTAACAAAAGTATTTTTGAGAACAATGCCAATAAATTTATCGAAGAGCAGTTCCATTTCAATAATACGCAGGTAGTATCAAAATCCTTTGTGTATACCGAAAGTACCAAACGAATCGACCTGCTGCTGATAGGTGCCATTCTTGACAAGCCAGTAATTGATTCTCTCCATAAGCAAATGAATAAATATCGGTTACGAAATGTGAAACTGAATATCCGGCAAGGGTTGAACGCCAAACAACAGTTGGACCTTTCCCAGATCAAGGCCAGTATTTTAGAAGATGTATTCGGCAGCCGGCCAAATGCCGACACGATTAAGATGAGCCCTAAAAAGGCGCTTATGCCCGACAGTATGGTACTGGCAGAACTAAAAGTGCTATACCCGACGGTAACTTCTTTTGGCGTAAGTAAAATAGCCATACGCCACCCTGATTCGCTTAAATCAGATACGCAAATGATTGCCTTATCCCGCTTTAAAAAGCCATTAGGTAAAAACGACGCCGTTAAATTACAGCAATGGCTAAGGCAGCGTTACCAATCACCAAAGCTGAGTCTGATCATCCAGTAA
- a CDS encoding response regulator translates to MKKRILVIEDDLDILEIVKLILSKENFDVVGIAGTNDIYEEVNLHAPDVILTDFFMPGFLPGGQICVLIKQAKHLAHLPVVLMSAYSKVAVGVCNFPYDAYLKKPFDIKHFIKVIKSVVE, encoded by the coding sequence ATGAAGAAACGTATACTTGTTATTGAAGACGACTTAGATATTTTAGAAATTGTTAAACTTATTTTAAGTAAAGAGAACTTTGATGTTGTAGGAATAGCGGGCACTAATGATATATACGAAGAAGTAAACCTGCATGCGCCCGATGTTATCCTTACTGATTTTTTTATGCCTGGATTTTTACCCGGTGGTCAAATTTGTGTTTTAATAAAACAGGCCAAACATTTGGCGCATCTGCCTGTAGTTTTAATGTCGGCCTATTCTAAGGTGGCTGTGGGTGTATGTAATTTTCCATATGATGCTTACCTAAAAAAGCCATTCGATATAAAACACTTTATTAAGGTTATCAAAAGTGTTGTTGAATAG
- a CDS encoding PAS domain S-box protein yields MIAEAKILVIEDNKSDADLLCRELKKSGLIFIAEVVQTRAAFEKALDNFKPDIIISDYSLPSFDAVNAFRIKQSKYPLIPFIIVSGIIGEENAVELIKEGVTDYAPKGRLFTLPIKIDRALKEAEEKREKVITDEKLKIQTAELISANKELVVQNKENKKRAAELFILSENLHKQKEELRLANDLLVVQEVKVQAVNEELIQLNHQLEFRVADRTKALSESEHRFRKMMETIPQIAWTNTLIGEFVFYNQRWYDYTGLSVEQTKDTGFLLMIHPDETKKSLEWFGMTREKGEGGEFQLRIKRADGLFRWHLVRVMPIKDEQGKMQLWVGTATDIEELRLLQQQKDDFINIASHELKTPLTSLKVSLQMLDRMKDKPAANMVPMIVQANKSLAKVNVLVEDLLYASKLNQGQLHIDPRKFVLAGVIIDSCNFIRSEGVYNIQIEGDKILEVFADPVRIDQIVTNFVTNAIKYAPESKLITIDIKKMPGFVKVSVIDKGPGIPDEKQRFLFDRYYRVDNRGSHYTGLGLGLYICSEIIRAHNGEIGVTSQIGKGSEFWFTLPSA; encoded by the coding sequence ATGATAGCTGAAGCAAAGATACTTGTTATTGAAGATAATAAAAGCGATGCCGACCTCCTATGCCGTGAACTAAAAAAATCAGGACTGATTTTCATTGCCGAGGTGGTACAAACCCGTGCAGCTTTCGAAAAAGCATTAGATAATTTTAAGCCTGATATTATCATTTCGGACTATTCGCTACCATCGTTTGATGCAGTTAACGCATTTCGCATCAAACAAAGCAAATATCCGCTTATCCCTTTTATCATCGTATCAGGTATTATTGGCGAAGAGAATGCCGTGGAACTGATAAAGGAAGGGGTAACCGATTATGCCCCAAAAGGCCGGTTATTTACCTTGCCAATAAAAATTGACCGTGCACTTAAAGAGGCAGAAGAGAAAAGAGAGAAAGTAATTACCGATGAAAAGCTGAAAATACAAACGGCCGAACTTATCTCGGCAAACAAAGAACTTGTTGTTCAAAATAAAGAAAATAAAAAGCGTGCTGCCGAACTTTTTATTTTATCTGAAAATTTGCATAAGCAAAAAGAAGAGTTGCGCCTGGCAAACGACTTGCTTGTGGTACAGGAAGTAAAAGTCCAGGCAGTAAATGAAGAACTGATACAACTAAACCATCAACTGGAATTTAGGGTGGCTGATCGTACAAAAGCCCTTAGTGAAAGCGAACACAGGTTTCGTAAAATGATGGAAACTATCCCTCAAATAGCCTGGACGAATACCCTTATCGGAGAATTTGTTTTTTACAACCAACGTTGGTACGATTACACCGGCCTAAGCGTTGAACAAACCAAAGACACCGGCTTTTTACTAATGATCCATCCGGACGAAACGAAGAAAAGTTTGGAATGGTTTGGCATGACCAGGGAAAAAGGCGAGGGAGGCGAATTTCAACTAAGGATAAAAAGAGCCGATGGGTTATTTCGCTGGCACCTGGTGCGCGTTATGCCTATTAAAGATGAGCAAGGTAAAATGCAGCTGTGGGTAGGTACCGCAACCGACATTGAAGAACTTAGGCTATTACAACAGCAAAAGGACGATTTTATAAATATTGCCAGCCACGAACTGAAAACACCGCTGACCAGTTTAAAAGTATCATTGCAGATGCTCGACCGTATGAAGGATAAGCCAGCAGCCAATATGGTGCCAATGATTGTACAGGCAAACAAAAGCCTTGCAAAGGTAAATGTACTGGTTGAAGACCTTTTATATGCCAGCAAACTAAACCAGGGGCAGTTGCATATCGATCCGAGAAAATTTGTGCTTGCAGGGGTTATTATTGATTCTTGCAACTTTATCCGTTCGGAAGGTGTTTATAATATACAAATTGAAGGCGACAAAATATTGGAGGTTTTTGCTGACCCGGTGAGGATAGATCAGATAGTGACCAATTTTGTTACTAATGCCATTAAATACGCTCCGGAATCAAAACTTATCACAATCGATATAAAAAAAATGCCTGGTTTTGTTAAGGTGTCAGTAATAGATAAGGGGCCCGGTATACCCGATGAAAAGCAGCGGTTTTTGTTTGACCGCTATTACAGGGTAGATAACCGGGGTAGCCATTATACAGGCCTGGGCCTGGGGCTTTATATTTGTTCAGAGATCATAAGAGCCCATAATGGCGAAATAGGGGTAACCAGCCAAATAGGAAAAGGTAGCGAATTTTGGTTTACATTACCGTCAGCCTGA
- a CDS encoding response regulator, with translation MNYANVDILFAEDSKDDALLTIRALTKSGFSNKLHHVIDGAEALDFIYCRGKYADRNPTEHPKLILLDVKMPKVSGIEVLEKIKSDPLVKSIPVVMLTSSNEGPDIETCFALGANSYIVKPVDSDNFFKAVKEIGIYWMVLSQSAQ, from the coding sequence ATGAATTACGCAAATGTTGACATTTTATTTGCCGAGGATAGTAAGGATGATGCCTTATTAACTATTCGTGCCCTAACCAAAAGTGGTTTTTCTAATAAATTACACCACGTGATTGACGGTGCCGAAGCGCTCGATTTTATTTATTGCCGTGGTAAATACGCTGACCGTAACCCGACCGAGCACCCTAAATTGATTCTGCTTGATGTTAAGATGCCTAAAGTATCCGGTATCGAAGTACTCGAAAAGATCAAATCTGACCCGCTTGTTAAGTCTATCCCGGTAGTAATGCTTACCTCATCAAACGAGGGCCCTGATATTGAAACCTGTTTTGCACTTGGCGCTAACAGCTATATTGTAAAGCCGGTAGACAGTGACAACTTTTTTAAGGCGGTTAAAGAAATAGGTATTTACTGGATGGTGCTTAGCCAGTCGGCGCAATGA
- a CDS encoding GHKL domain-containing protein: MKKNDKDRSEVVAPELTYPAGEMPYQTIAPIIDSTNVIFTNEEKEHWAAELIIANKEMAFQNVEKEKRAAELVIANKELAFQNIEKEKRAQELIVANAELKKAQNDIRKLNEELEQKVLLRTAQLESVNKDLESFSYSVSHDLRAPIRAINGYTKILKEDYEEILDEAGINVLQSIIDNSKKMGTLIDDLLAFSKLGRKQVTVSDINMDELVQSVKDELINEVSDCIPEFKIAPLITAQGDRSLIKQVWINLISNAIKYSRYKNQILIEIGAFEKDKHVVYYVKDYGAGFDMQYYDKLFGVFQRLHSQEEFEGTGIGLAIVQKVVHRHYGKVWAESKLNEGTTFYFSLPNNNI; the protein is encoded by the coding sequence ATGAAAAAAAACGATAAAGATCGATCGGAAGTCGTTGCCCCCGAACTTACATATCCTGCTGGCGAAATGCCGTATCAAACTATCGCCCCAATTATTGACAGCACCAACGTTATTTTTACTAACGAGGAAAAGGAGCATTGGGCGGCCGAACTGATCATTGCAAATAAAGAAATGGCTTTTCAAAACGTTGAGAAAGAAAAGCGCGCCGCTGAATTGGTTATCGCTAATAAAGAGCTGGCATTTCAAAATATAGAAAAAGAGAAGCGAGCCCAAGAACTGATTGTAGCCAACGCCGAATTAAAAAAGGCACAAAATGATATCAGGAAACTAAATGAAGAACTGGAGCAAAAGGTGCTTTTACGAACCGCCCAGCTCGAATCTGTAAATAAAGACCTCGAGTCTTTTTCTTATTCGGTATCACACGATTTGCGGGCACCGATACGCGCCATTAATGGGTATACCAAAATATTAAAAGAGGATTACGAAGAAATATTAGATGAAGCTGGTATAAACGTTCTTCAATCCATCATTGATAATTCGAAAAAGATGGGCACCCTTATTGACGACCTGCTTGCATTTTCGAAATTAGGCAGAAAGCAGGTAACCGTCTCTGACATTAATATGGATGAGCTTGTCCAGTCGGTTAAAGACGAGTTGATCAACGAGGTTTCGGATTGTATCCCTGAATTTAAGATAGCACCGTTAATAACCGCCCAGGGGGACAGGTCTTTAATTAAACAAGTATGGATCAACCTGATATCTAACGCTATCAAATACTCCAGATATAAAAACCAAATACTTATTGAGATAGGCGCTTTTGAGAAAGATAAACATGTGGTGTATTATGTGAAGGATTACGGTGCCGGTTTTGATATGCAGTACTATGATAAACTATTTGGCGTGTTTCAGCGGCTGCATTCGCAGGAAGAGTTTGAGGGAACGGGCATTGGGTTGGCCATTGTACAAAAAGTGGTGCATCGCCACTACGGCAAAGTTTGGGCCGAATCAAAATTAAACGAAGGAACAACCTTCTATTTTAGCTTACCTAACAATAACATATAA